The genomic window AACGAGTACCTCTGGCCGTTCCTGATGTCCGACGACTCGTCCGTCGCGCCGCTCCCGGTCGGTCTGACCCTCCTGCAGAACACCGAGGGCTACACCAACTGGGGCGCCGTCATGGCGGTGACCATCCTGACCATTCTGCCCATCCTCGCGGTCTTCCTCGCCCTCCAACGCCACATGATCAAGGGCCTCACCTCCGGTGCGGTCAAAGGCTGATTCGCTCTACCCCTCCAGGAGAAAGAACACTCATGGCCAACATCAATCGTCGCGGGTTCCTCACATTGACCGGCGCCGCCGCCGCAGCTGCAGCCCTAGCTGCCTGCAGCGGTCCCGGTTCGAGCTCCTCGGGTGAGGAAGCAACCGGTGACGCGAACACCATCAACTTCTGGTCGAGTCACCCCGGCAAGTCGCAGGCGTACGAGCAGGAATTGATCAACCGATTCAAGGCGGAGAACCCCGACCTGACGGTGAACCTGGTCGACGGCGGAAAGAACTACGAGGAGGTGTCGCAGAAGTTCAACGCGGCACTGTCCGGCAACGACGTTCCCGACGTCGTGCTGCTGTCGGACGTGTGGTGGTTCAACTACGCGCTGACCGGTGCCATCGAGCCGCTGGACGATCACTTCGAGGCCGCCGGTGTCGACCCGGACGACTACGTCGATTCGCTACTGGCGGACTACAACTGGAACGGCAAGCACTGGGCGCTTCCGTACTCGCGTTCGACGCCGCTGTTCTACTACAACAAGGCGGTCTGGGCGCAGGCAGGTCTGCCCGATCGCGGACCGGCCACGTGGCAGGAGTTCGACGAGTGGGGCCCGCGCATCCAGGCCGTCGTCGGTGAGGGCAAGCTTGCACACGGGTGGGGCAATGCCGCCGACTACCTCGGCTGGACGTTCGAGGGCCCGATCTGGACGTTCGGCGGTGCGTACTCCGACGGTTTCGAGCTGAAGTTCGACGACGAGAAGACCATCGCCGCAGGCAAGTTCCTGCAGGACATGATCCACAC from Rhodococcus sp. P1Y includes these protein-coding regions:
- a CDS encoding ABC transporter substrate-binding protein; the encoded protein is MANINRRGFLTLTGAAAAAAALAACSGPGSSSSGEEATGDANTINFWSSHPGKSQAYEQELINRFKAENPDLTVNLVDGGKNYEEVSQKFNAALSGNDVPDVVLLSDVWWFNYALTGAIEPLDDHFEAAGVDPDDYVDSLLADYNWNGKHWALPYSRSTPLFYYNKAVWAQAGLPDRGPATWQEFDEWGPRIQAVVGEGKLAHGWGNAADYLGWTFEGPIWTFGGAYSDGFELKFDDEKTIAAGKFLQDMIHTKKYAAVSNDIANDFGAGILASTIASTGDLSTIKEGAAFEFGTAFLPSTDGQPGCPTGGAGLAIPAKISDERKVNALKFIDFVTNAANTAYFTQNTGYMPVRKSAQQDPSEIAYLEANPNAKTAVDQLAKTRSQDYARVFVPGGDKIIGTGLEQIALQNADVATTFASVQDQLQQIIDRQITPKLPA